Proteins from a genomic interval of Gossypium hirsutum isolate 1008001.06 chromosome A09, Gossypium_hirsutum_v2.1, whole genome shotgun sequence:
- the LOC121206016 gene encoding uncharacterized protein has product MVELDAIEEKRFTLQPAENTQQIRRRGRITVYFDAAFNRLSSRSTTGLLVRNEEGEILAPKAVMHSEIATPFTAEVYAILQAIKLGISMGLNKIEVVGDSKTIIKKCQSIDTDKSVIGAIIRDIQSKKDRFQEIDFHFIPKAKNVYAHVIANEALKRRESFYLIGGIPDSVHQAVESFWPKAPD; this is encoded by the coding sequence ATGGTAGAACTGGATGCAATAGAGGAGAAAAGATTTACTCTTCAACCAGCTGAAAATACTCAACAAATACGTAGAAGGGGAAGGATCACAGTTTATTTTGACGCAGCCTTCAACCGACTATCGTCCAGATCGACTACAGGTTTGCTCGTACGGAACGAGGAGGGGGAGATCCTCGCACCGAAGGCAGTCATGCACTCCGAGATAGCAACTCCGTTCACGGCAGAAGTATATGCAATATTACAGGCAataaaattagggatttctatggggTTAAACAAAATAGAAGTAGTGGGAGATTCGAAAACTATCATTAAGAAATGCCAAAGTATTGATACAGACAAATCGGTCATTGGAGCAATTATCAGAGACATACAAAGCAAAAAAGACAGATTCCAAGAGATCGACTTTCATTTTATTCCTAAGGCAAAGAATGTCTACGCTCATGTTATAGCAAATGAAGCCCTTAAGAGAAGAGAAAGCTTTTACCTGATTGGAGGAATCCCAGATTCGGTTCACCAAGCAGTGGAGAGTTTTTGGCCAAAAGCTCCAGACTGA